Below is a genomic region from Mycolicibacter hiberniae.
GGGCGGCCAGCACGCAGCCGACCAACACCGTCGGCAGGACCACCGCCACGATGATCCAGGTGGCCGCCGGAGCGTGACGTTTGCCTTCGGTGGGATCGCCCACGATCACCACCACTGCCAGCGACGCGGCCAGCACAACGGCCCACATCCACTCGCGGTTGGTCACCCGACGGTGAGTGAGCCAGGCGTAGATCGGCAGCGCGAACAGCAGCGCTGTCACCTGCAGGCCGGTCACCAGCATCACCGAACCGACGGCCAATGCCACCGCTTGCAGTGCGTAGTTGGCCACCGCCGCGGCGCCCCCACCCCACCACCGCGGGTCACGCAGCGAGAGCCAGAACAGCTCCAGGTGGCCCACCTGCTGGTCGGTGACCTCCTGGGCGGAGCGCTGACGAATCACGTCGCCGATCGCGGACGCCATCGCAGCGCACAGCGCGATCAGCGCCGCTAGGACATTTCCTGTCGACATGGCCCCCTCCTCAAACGGGAAACGATACCCGCTGTCGGCGGTGCCGGCCCGGGAGCAAGGCCCGTGGCGGGCACCCCGCCCGCGCGCAATCCCCCGCTACGCGGCGACCGCCGGGGCCTCAGCAGTGGCCGCCTGATCCCGCGAAAGCGCCGCCACCGCGGCGACCAGGGTGCCCACCGCCAGCACCAGGACGAAGACGGCGTCACGGCCCGGATTGAGCACCTCGCCGAGCAGGACCACACCCAGCGTCGCGGCCACCAGGGGCTCGAGCACCGTGATCGTCGGCAGCGAGGCCGTCAGTGCCCCGGCACGAAACGCCGACTGCTGGTAAACCATGCCCACCAGGGCCAGTGCTGCCCAGGCATAGAGCTCCGGAGCGGTCAGCAGCGCGCGTGGACCATGGCCGATCAGATCGACCACCCCCTTGGTCAGCACCGCGAAAATTCCCCAGGCGATGGCTGACACCGCAGCCAGCAGCACAGCCGCCGCAGTCTGCCCGGCATAAATTCGCGCACCGATCACGCACAGCAGCATCGCCGGCGCCAGCACGCCGATCACCCACACCCAGCCGTCCAGCGAGGCCCGCGGCGCTCCGGCGGTGGGATTGCCGACGGTGATGACTACCGCCAAGGCCGCGACCAGCAGCCCCGCCCACAGCCAGACCGACGGGGCCAACCGCCGGCCGGCCTGGCGCGCCCCCAGCGGCAGCGCGAACAACAGGGACGTGACCAGCAGTGACTCCACCAGCAGCACCGATCCGAGGCCGAGCGCGACCGCCTGCAGAGCCAGCCCCACCAGCCCCGACACGCTGCCGACCCACCAGCGCCGGTCGGTCAGCAAGCGGGCGAACAGTGCGGCGGATCCCACAGCCTGGTCGCCGACACGACGGGCGCTGCGCTGCTGGATCACGTCGCTGATCGCGCCGAACAACGCCGCGCCGAGAGCGAAGAGCACGGCTACCGTTTCTTTCGCCATCGTCGCCTCCTACCGGTCCGCAGGGAATATCGGTGACGATCGGACAGGCTACAGCCCGGCCCACGCGGCGGCCCCAGCCTGACCTCTCCTGCGTCGAGCCTCGCTGAACCGCCGAGTTGTCGGCACAGTGTGGCGGGTAACTGCTTGAATACTCTTGAATACTTCCAGGCATATCGAAGGCGCCGCGGCGCGCGGCAGATGCGCGGGCTATCCCGCGAAGGGTTAGGTGACGACAGCGATGACCACTGACAGCGGTTCGCCCGCCCCCCGCCCGGGTCCGCGTCCGGGGCCGCGCCCCGGCCCGAAGCCGGGCGCCCGGCCGGCCCCGGCCGTCGT
It encodes:
- a CDS encoding DMT family transporter, producing the protein MAKETVAVLFALGAALFGAISDVIQQRSARRVGDQAVGSAALFARLLTDRRWWVGSVSGLVGLALQAVALGLGSVLLVESLLVTSLLFALPLGARQAGRRLAPSVWLWAGLLVAALAVVITVGNPTAGAPRASLDGWVWVIGVLAPAMLLCVIGARIYAGQTAAAVLLAAVSAIAWGIFAVLTKGVVDLIGHGPRALLTAPELYAWAALALVGMVYQQSAFRAGALTASLPTITVLEPLVAATLGVVLLGEVLNPGRDAVFVLVLAVGTLVAAVAALSRDQAATAEAPAVAA
- a CDS encoding DMT family transporter; the protein is MSTGNVLAALIALCAAMASAIGDVIRQRSAQEVTDQQVGHLELFWLSLRDPRWWGGGAAAVANYALQAVALAVGSVMLVTGLQVTALLFALPIYAWLTHRRVTNREWMWAVVLAASLAVVVIVGDPTEGKRHAPAATWIIVAVVLPTVLVGCVLAARMFRGRPAAAVLLAVVAGTSLAVFALLTKVLVEVLKADGFAAVLRAPALVPWFAATLAGMIFQQSAFRAGALTASMPTMIVAKPLVATALGVLLLNETIQAGGAEDVAVVIGVILVVVATAALARGEAATIVADAGADLAVPMAAPSNS